A section of the Triticum dicoccoides isolate Atlit2015 ecotype Zavitan chromosome 7A, WEW_v2.0, whole genome shotgun sequence genome encodes:
- the LOC119329513 gene encoding ABC transporter G family member 14-like has protein sequence MAPQELHDDDKHKVAPTSTCTPPSSNGNPSGAVHPTTSSPPSDASGHRPAAANSFPLVLKFEEVVYKVKVGQATEGWCTSVVSSACGGGAGAKKNKAAALPPREKTIISGMSGVVRPGEMLAMLGPSGSGKTTLLTALGGRHRHALLSGKITYNGQPFSGAVKRRTGFVTQHDVLYPHLTVAETLWYTALLRLPRALGAGEKRAQAEAVARELGLTKVAHSMVGGVRGVRGLSGGERKRVSIGLEMLVDPSLLLLDEPTSGLDSTTAARIVGTLRRMAAGGGRTVVVTIHQPSSRLYHMFDKVLLLSAEGRPIYYGRAADALSYFASVGFASPLSVNPADLMLDLANGILPETNGDGVPGGGSEGEQKEVRGKLADAYARHIAPAVKLDICSHEAASAGGIRRGASRAEWTAGWCAQFSVLLRRGLKERRHESFNKLRIFQVLSVAFLAGLLWWRTPAAHLQDRTALIFFFSVFWGFFPLYNAVFIFPLERPMLLKERSSGMYRLSSYFAARTAADLPMELGLPTAFVLILYWMGGLDPRPASFLLSLLVVLYSVLVAQSLGLAVGAVLMDVKQGTTLASVITMVFLIAGGYYVQHIPPFIGWLKWLNYSFYCYRLLLGIQFRDGGGLYDCGGGALCPIAEFPAIKAVGLNNHWVDVCVMALLLVGYRVVAYLALDRLQPR, from the exons TACTTGTACCCCGCCCAGCAGCAACGGCAACCcttccggcgccgtccatcccaccACCTCCAGCCCGCCGTCCGACGCCTCCggccaccgccccgccgccgccaactcCTTCCCTCTCGTCCTCAAG TTCGAGGAAGTGGTGTACAAGGTGAAGGTCGGGCAGGCGACGGAGGGATGGTGCACGAGCGTGGTGTcgtcggcgtgcggcggcggggcaggggccaagaagaacaaggcggcggcGTTGCCGCCGAGGGAGAAGACGATCATCAGCGGGATGTCTGGGGTGGTGCGGCCGGGGGAGATGCTGGCGATGCTGGGCCCGTCCGGGAGCGGCAAGACGACGCTGCTCACGGCGCTGGGAGGCCGGCACCGGCACGCGCTGCTGTCCGGCAAGATCACCTACAACGGGCAGCCCTTCTCCGGCGCCGTGAAGCGGCGCACGGGTTTCGTGACGCAGCACGACGTGCTGTACCCGCATCTGACCGTGGCCGAGACGCTGTGGTACACGGCGCTGCTCCGGCTTCCCCGCGCCCTCGGCGCCGGCGAGAAGCGCGCGCAGGCAGAGGCGGTGGCCCGTGAGCTTGGCCTCACCAAGGTGGCCCACAGCATGGTCGGCGGAGTGCGCGGCGTGCGCGGGCTGTCCGGCGGCGAGCGCAAGCGGGTGAGCATCGGGCTGGAGATGCTCGTGGACCCGAGCCTGCTGCTCCTGGACGAGCCCACCTCAGGGCTCGACTCCACCACGGCCGCGAGGATCGTCGGCACGCTCCGCCGCATGGCCGCCGGCGGCGGGCGCACGGTCGTGGTGACCATCCACCAGCCGTCGTCGCGCCTCTACCACATGTTCGACAAGGTGCTCCTGCTGTCCGCCGAGGGGCGGCCCATCTACTACGGCCGCGCCGCCGACGCGCTCTCCTACTTCGCCTCCGTCGGCTTCGCGTCGCCGCTGTCCGTCAACCCCGCCGACCTCATGCTCGACCTCGCCAACG GTATCTTGCCGGAGACCAACGGCGACGGCGTCCCTGGCGGCGGGAGCGAGGGTGAGCAGAAGGAGGTGAGGGGGAAGCTGGCCGACGCGTACGCGCGCCACATTGCGCCGGCGGTGAAGCTGGACATATGCTCCCACGAGGCAGCCAGCGCAGGCGGCATACGCCGGGGCGCCTCACGAGCCGAGTGGACGGCCGGGTGGTGCGCCCAGTTCTCGGTGCTCCTCCGGCGCGGGCTCAAGGAGCGCCGCCACGAGTCCTTCAACAAGCTCCGCATCTTCCAGGTGCTGAGCGTGGccttcctcgcgggcctcctctggTGGCGCACGCCGGCCGCGCACCTGCAGGACCGCACCgcgctcatcttcttcttctccgtcttctgggGCTTCTTCCCGCTCTACAACGCCGTCTTCATCTTCCCGCTCGAGCGCCCCATGCTGCTCAAGGAGCGCTCCTCGGGGATGTACCGCCTCTCCTCCTACTTCGCCGCGCGCACCGCCGCCGACCTCCCCATGGAGCTCGGCCTGCCCACCGCCTTCGTGCTCATCCTCTACTGGATGGGCGGCCTCGACCCGCGCCCAGCCTCCTTCCTGCTCTCCCTCCTCGTCGTGCTCTACAGCGTGCTCGTCGCCCAGAGCCTCGGGCTCGCCGTCGGCGCCGTGCTCATGGACGTCAAGCAGGGCACCACGCTCGCCTCCGTCATCACCATGGTCTTCCTCATCGCGGGCGGCTACTACGTGCAGCACATCCCGCCCTTCATCGGGTGGCTCAAGTGGCTCAACTACAGCTTCTACTGCTACCGGCTCCTCCTCGGCATCCAGTTCCGCGACGGCGGTGGCCTCTACGACTGCGGCGGCGGCGCGCTCTGCCCAATCGCCGAGTTCCCCGCCATCAAGGCCGTCGGGCTCAACAACCACTGGGTGGACGTCTGCGTCATGGCGCTCCTCCTCGTCGGCTACCGGGTCGTCGCCTACCTTGCCTTGGACCGCCTGCAGCCGAGGTGA
- the LOC119332987 gene encoding uncharacterized protein LOC119332987: MNTLFILWSAYSGQPNIDTPAMIPSSTEFHPHGPVVEHVHLRCPPLADEPAAVGSLHEPLRQERMEVRVVVVDTLGVSYHRPLQPNGDLPDLLLRVAHLSYAPEAEEHDTAVRLPVMPREAAVPRCLCSLAGLLDQRPDIVQRSQHHAGRKMSWMPDVSFGQGLPDMRKWSRIHWAPLNKYTLSSGARSQGASIQVIAPPVQTDVLQA; the protein is encoded by the exons atgaacaccttgttcatcctgTGGTCCGCGTACAGCGGCCAGCCCAACATTGACACACCAGCCATGATCCCCTCCAGCACCGAGTTCCACCCGCATGGCCCTGTGGTGGAGCACGTCCACCTGCGGTGCCCACCGCTTGCTGACGAGCCCGCAGCCGTCGGTTCACTCCACGAACCCCTCCGGCAGGAGCGCATGGAGGTCCGGGTCGTCGTTGTTGACACTCTTGGGGTCTCGTACCACCGACCTCTCCAGCCCAATGGCGATCTCCCTGATCTGCTCCTCCGAGTGGCTCACCTCAGCTATGCACCCGAAGCAGAGGAACATGACACTGCGGTCCGATTGCCCGTCATGCCACGCGAGGCAGCCGTGCCCCGATGCCTCTGCTCGCTCGCCGGTCTTCTGGACCAGAGACCTGACATAGTACAACGGAGCCAGCACCACGCCGGGCGGAAGATGTCGTGGATGCCTGATGTATCTTTTGGCCAG GGACTACCAGACATGAGGAAATGGTCACGTATACACTGGGCACCCCTCAACAAATATACCCTTAGCAGTGGGGCAAGAAGCCAGGGGGCATCCATCCAAGTCATTGCCCCACCAGTTCAAACTGATGTTCTCCAAGCCTAG
- the LOC119329853 gene encoding pentatricopeptide repeat-containing protein At5g16420, mitochondrial-like — MPMRRHLDLTRAAMPPRRWPAAPPPACAFSAAVPSAKTTVQLAHLAHLPSSLPPPSHCTVTPPVQPWPRRLTPRSFSRLLLRLPTPQLAVLAFRHALFRATPPLPPSIPVFAAVLSRLAGAPPDLLPPVLSALRAARLPAFSDRAFLPLLRALPPLPSLRLFLSLPSFNSHPSVRSFNALLHSLVAARRLRLAAALFRAAPTKLYITPDLVSCNILLKGLVGVRDLDAALKVLDEMPGWGIVPDVVTYTTVLSAYCAKEDLKGAQKLFDDIIAGGRVPDVTMYTVLIDGYCRTGKIQDAARIMDEMEAAGVQPNEVTYSVVIEACCKEGKSAEACNLMGEMLGAGYTPDTPLAAKVVDVLCQDGKADEAHGMWRWMVKKNVPPGNTITNTLIYWLCKSGMVREARKLFDELEKGYKPSLLTYNSLISGLCENGKLQEAGQVCDDMVERRYEPNSMTYEAFIKGFCKIGKPDEGAAVFTEMMTKGCTPSKVLYQVLVDSLSEPIHDDIIGKIVQTAALSGGDFLDGDSWELFIRRVLDTKSDAWNKHLNSVLDT, encoded by the coding sequence ATGCCGATGCGGCGCCATCTCGACCTCACccgcgccgccatgccgccgcggcGCTGGCCGGCGGCGCCGCCTCCCGCCTGCGCCTTCTCCGCCGCGGTGCCGTCCGCCAAAACCACCGTGCAGCTCGCCCACCTCGCGCACCTCCCGTCCTCCCTCCCGCCGCCGTCCCACTGCACCGTCACCCCGCCCGTGCAGCCCTGGCCGCGCCGCCTCACTCCCCGGAGCTtctcccgcctcctcctccgcctcccgacCCCTCAGCTCGCCGTGCTCGCCTTCCGCCACGCGCTCTTCCGCGCCACGCCGCCCCTGCCCCCATCCATCCCCGTCTTCGCCGCGGTGCTCTCTCGCCTCGCCGGCGCCCCCCCGGACCTGCTGCCACCGGTCCTCTCCGCCCTCCGCGCCGCCCGCCTCCCGGCCTTCTCCGACCGCGCCTTCCTGCCCCTCCTCCGCGCGCTCCCGCCGCTCCCCTCCCtccgcctcttcctctccctcccgtcCTTCAACTCCCACCCCTCCGTGCGCTCCTTCAACGCGCTCCTCCACTCCCTCGTCgccgcgcgccgcctccgcctcgccgccgccctctTCCGCGCCGCGCCCACCAAGCTCTACATCACGCCCGACCTCGTCTCCTGCAACATTCTGCTCAAGGGGCTCGTTGGCGTCCGCGACCTCGATGCCGCCCTCAAGGTTCTCGATGAAATGCCCGGGTGGGGGATCGTCCCTGATGTCGTCACCTACACGACGGTTCTCTCCGCATACTGTGCCAAGGAGGATCTCAAGGGCGCACAGAAGCTATTCGATGATATTATTGCCGGTGGGCGTGTGCCAGATGTTACGATGTACACGGTGCTCATCGATGGGTACTGCCGGACCGGGAAGATACAGGATGCAGCTAGGATTATGGACGAGATGGAGGCAGCTGGGGTGCAGCCGAATGAGGTTACGTATTCAGTCGTGATTGAGGCATGCTGTAAGGAGGGGAAATCTGCCGAGGCGTGCAATCTAATGGGCGAGATGCTTGGGGCAGGTTACACACCAGACACACCACTGGCTGCTAAGGTGGTCGATGTGCTGTGCCAGGACGGAAAGGCAGACGAAGCACACGGAATGTGGAGATGGATGGTGAAGAAGAACGTCCCACCAGGTAACACAATCACGAACACACTGATCTATTGGTTATGCAAGAGCGGAATGGTTCGGGAGGCAAGGAAGCTGTTTGATGAGCTCGAGAAGGGGTACAAGCCAAGCTTACTGACTTATAACTCGCTTATTTCCGGATTATGTGAAAATGGGAAGTTACAAGAGGCTGGGCAGGTGTGCGATGACATGGTTGAACGGAGATATGAGCCAAATTCCATGACTTACGAGGCCTTCATCAAGGGATTTTGCAAAATTGGGAAGCCAGATGAAGGGGCCGCAGTATTTACTGAGATGATGACCAAAGGGTGCACCCCAAGCAAGGTTCTTTACCAAGTTTTGGTTGATAGCCTTTCTGAGCCAATACACGATGATATTATTGGCAAAATTGTTCAAACTGCTGCCTTAAGTGGTGGGGATTTCTTGGATGGGGATTCTTGGGAGCTCTTTATCAGGAGAGTGTTAGATACTAAGAGTGATGCTTGGAACAAGCATCTCAACTCAGTGCTAGATACATAA